One Oceanispirochaeta sp. genomic window, TCATTTTTTTTGTAATTATCCGAAGGGCTTTATGAATCTCATGATCAGAAAACCGATTCTGGAATCTATAATATGATACAGGAATCAGGATAAAAACCAGCAGAATCAGAAGAGTCATTCCTGTAGAACCCAGCATTTTTTTATCCCAGAGAAAGGTGCTGTTTTCCAGATCATCTACAGAGTTCCTAAAGCCCATATGCTCCAGCTGGGATTGTGTCATTGCATCAAATCCTATGGTACCAGTAGAGAGAGTATCCTGAAGACCCGTGAATGGCGGGGTCACTTCCCAGGGGACCCAACCCCACTCATCAAGATATATCTCCGGCCACTGGTGTGCGGAATAACCTGTAATTGATACAGTTCCCTCATAAGCGCCCTGTCTTTGAAGGCTATCATCTTCTGATGGCACAAGAATAAGAAATCCTTCTGCGATTCTGACCGGGACTCCCATGATTCTGGCCAGAAATGCCGCGGCGGTGGAGAAATGAACACAGTATCCGCTGTAGGTTCCAAATAGAAATTTTTGAACCATCTTGTCAGAACTCTCCGTATCCAGTGAATAGGTGTAATGTTCGCTGAGATAAGAATGGATATTCATCAAGGTTTCTTTATTATCTTTACCTTTCAGCGACTGAGAGAGTGACTCCAGATCATTCTTCAGGCTGTCTGGAACATTCATGGCTCTCTGCTTTTCCCTCTCCACCATTTCTTCTGTTTGAGGATTGCCGGAATGATATCTGTTATACAGGATGAATGAGTCCCCTTTTGTCAGAGGAAACTCGTCAGGGGGCAGGCTGGCCAGACTCCTGTCTACAGAATAAAACTGTCCCTTGTACTGAACATACTCCGTCCAGGTATGAAGGGGGAGTCTTGTGTAGATGTCTGTCTCAACGGTCACTTCAACTCTTTGAAATGAAAGCGAGCCGGGAAGAGACTCAATTTTTTCAGGAATGCTCAGATTTTCATATATCCATAAACCCTCTCGGTATGCATAGAAAACATCTGTCTTGAGATACAACAGCGACGAAGGTTCCCCTGAAATTGTAAATATAATTTTAGGGGATAAAAGTGGTTTCTCTCCGGTCTTTCTTGATGATTCATATGAATACCCATACCCCGGGATCTGGAGGAAGAGAGGGAGATCCGGAAAAAGAAAAGACAATCCCTTCTGAATATTTCTGGATGTACCATCAATGAAGTGACTACCTCTGGGTTCCTCCTGCAATACAGGGATCAAAAAGGCGAAGAAAAGAGCCGGAATGAGAAGAAACATAACAGCATAGATTCGTTTCAGTGGACCCTTTCCTACTATGGAGAAATTCAGTTTTAAAGCTATAAGCAATAAAAAGGGAAGAAACAGTCCTGTAGATGGGTAGAGAATGATCAGAACCATATTGATTAACAACAAGAGGTTCAGTAGGGCCTGAGTCTTATTCGGGTTGAGGATGAGAGAGGAGCAGCCATAGGAACTGACAATGCCGGCAGCATAAACAAAGGCGAATGAGATGCTCCCTGCCGGTCTCCCGTCAGCAAGAAGGATGAGCCAGGCATGATAATGATTCTCAGGAATAAGCAGGATGAAAATGAGGAATGATAGAAACAAAATAAAATAGAGACTGATCCTGCTTCCCTTTCCCCATAGTCTTATATTGAGGAACCCTTTGTGACTGCTTTCCAGATAGGATAGAAGCAGAGGCAACTCGATGAGGAAGAT contains:
- a CDS encoding transglutaminase-like domain-containing protein — translated: MPALFLIPPLLYLGLYKFLDASGPVSMIFLIELPLLLSYLESSHKGFLNIRLWGKGSRISLYFILFLSFLIFILLIPENHYHAWLILLADGRPAGSISFAFVYAAGIVSSYGCSSLILNPNKTQALLNLLLLINMVLIILYPSTGLFLPFLLLIALKLNFSIVGKGPLKRIYAVMFLLIPALFFAFLIPVLQEEPRGSHFIDGTSRNIQKGLSFLFPDLPLFLQIPGYGYSYESSRKTGEKPLLSPKIIFTISGEPSSLLYLKTDVFYAYREGLWIYENLSIPEKIESLPGSLSFQRVEVTVETDIYTRLPLHTWTEYVQYKGQFYSVDRSLASLPPDEFPLTKGDSFILYNRYHSGNPQTEEMVEREKQRAMNVPDSLKNDLESLSQSLKGKDNKETLMNIHSYLSEHYTYSLDTESSDKMVQKFLFGTYSGYCVHFSTAAAFLARIMGVPVRIAEGFLILVPSEDDSLQRQGAYEGTVSITGYSAHQWPEIYLDEWGWVPWEVTPPFTGLQDTLSTGTIGFDAMTQSQLEHMGFRNSVDDLENSTFLWDKKMLGSTGMTLLILLVFILIPVSYYRFQNRFSDHEIHKALRIITKKMNKKWGISSPVQGGWIQWFQGLPATARTGVPHHEDVLRLLLIFKYGENALNPSERKRLMRGCHQIRLFLSKSRTGKAEKRKRIFQKKGPECYNELGD